Proteins co-encoded in one Pseudomonas beijingensis genomic window:
- the pstS gene encoding phosphate ABC transporter substrate-binding protein PstS — protein MKSLMKSAALAVTFSLCATSATFAAESVRLTGSGASFPAPIYLTWFKDFSKKSEGVTVDYQSKGSGAGVQDFLNKTVDFAASDSAMKDEDIAKVAEGVQLLPMTAGEIVLAYNLPGNPKGLKLPRDVYSNIFLGKITRWNDPQIVAANPDLKLSDTPITVVVRADSSGTTAVFTKHLATINPDFKQALGEGNTVNWPASDKFIKSPKNDGVTATVRQTPGAIGYIEYGFAKLAKVDFAQLQNKAGQYVVPNAESGAEALAAVKMPESLVSWLPDPDGAKSYPITSYTWMIFRKDNGNPAKAKAMREMVEYSLTEGQKIADSMGYIPLPQSVVDQVRKASANIQ, from the coding sequence ATGAAAAGTTTGATGAAGTCTGCTGCGCTCGCCGTTACGTTTTCTCTTTGTGCCACTTCGGCGACATTCGCTGCAGAAAGCGTCCGTCTGACGGGGTCTGGCGCGAGTTTCCCGGCGCCGATCTACCTGACCTGGTTCAAGGATTTCAGCAAGAAGTCCGAAGGTGTCACTGTGGACTACCAATCCAAGGGCAGTGGCGCGGGTGTACAGGACTTTCTGAATAAAACCGTTGATTTCGCCGCCAGTGACTCGGCAATGAAAGACGAGGATATCGCCAAGGTTGCCGAAGGCGTGCAGTTGCTGCCGATGACCGCTGGGGAAATCGTGCTGGCCTATAACCTGCCAGGCAACCCTAAAGGTTTGAAATTGCCACGGGATGTGTACTCGAACATTTTCCTGGGCAAGATCACCCGCTGGAACGATCCGCAGATCGTCGCTGCCAACCCGGACCTGAAACTGTCCGATACGCCGATCACGGTTGTTGTGCGTGCGGATTCCAGCGGTACGACCGCGGTATTCACCAAGCACTTGGCGACCATCAATCCGGACTTCAAGCAGGCGCTGGGGGAGGGCAACACCGTCAACTGGCCGGCCAGTGACAAGTTCATCAAGTCGCCGAAGAACGATGGTGTGACGGCTACCGTACGCCAGACGCCGGGCGCGATTGGCTACATCGAATACGGCTTCGCCAAACTTGCCAAGGTTGACTTCGCCCAGTTGCAGAACAAGGCCGGCCAATACGTAGTGCCAAACGCCGAGAGTGGAGCCGAGGCTCTGGCAGCGGTGAAGATGCCGGAAAGCCTGGTGTCCTGGTTGCCTGATCCGGACGGCGCCAAGTCCTATCCGATCACGTCCTACACCTGGATGATCTTCCGCAAGGACAACGGCAATCCGGCCAAGGCCAAAGCCATGCGTGAAATGGTCGAATACAGCCTGACCGAAGGGCAGAAAATTGCCGACTCGATGGGGTATATCCCGTTGCCGCAGTCGGTTGTCGACCAGGTTCGCAAAGCCTCCGCCAACATTCAGTAA
- a CDS encoding universal stress protein, with the protein MHKILVAVDGSKYSERVVRYLVGIIQDGGLLGGNVEIHLVNVQTLLPTRVAQGMSRDELDSYYLEKSTQASRRAIDSLENEGIAFTFHALQGDAASRIIACSQSLGCDSIILGSHGNGVLEGIFLGSVAAKVTQLSSIPITLVK; encoded by the coding sequence ATGCATAAAATACTGGTTGCTGTCGATGGTTCGAAATACTCGGAACGAGTCGTGCGCTACCTCGTGGGAATCATCCAGGACGGTGGATTGCTCGGGGGCAACGTAGAGATTCATTTAGTGAATGTGCAGACGCTCTTACCGACCCGCGTCGCGCAAGGGATGAGTCGCGATGAGTTGGACAGTTACTACCTTGAAAAAAGTACGCAGGCTTCGCGCCGAGCCATTGATTCATTGGAGAACGAAGGCATTGCATTCACTTTCCACGCGTTACAGGGTGACGCGGCGAGCAGAATCATTGCCTGTTCCCAATCGTTAGGGTGCGACAGCATCATCCTGGGCTCACATGGCAACGGTGTCCTGGAAGGCATTTTCTTAGGATCTGTCGCGGCTAAAGTGACTCAGTTGTCCAGCATCCCGATTACGTTGGTTAAATAG
- a CDS encoding Lrp/AsnC family transcriptional regulator: protein MEGLIKLDRIDISILVELQKDGRMTNVSLADAVGLSSSPCLQRVKRLESAGYISGYRAHLNLAKITDSVTVFTEITLSDHKREDFAKFESNIRLVDEVLECHLISGGYDYLVRFMTCSIQHYQEVIEGLLDKNIGISKYFSYIVIKSPVLKDGVPLRRLLRH from the coding sequence ATGGAAGGTTTAATAAAACTAGACCGAATTGATATCAGTATCCTTGTTGAACTTCAAAAGGACGGTCGAATGACCAACGTCAGTCTCGCCGATGCCGTGGGCCTGTCATCCAGCCCATGCCTGCAGCGAGTCAAGCGGCTTGAGTCGGCGGGTTACATTTCCGGCTACCGGGCCCATCTCAACCTGGCCAAGATCACCGACTCGGTCACGGTCTTCACTGAAATCACCCTCAGCGACCACAAGCGGGAAGACTTCGCCAAGTTCGAATCCAATATTCGCTTGGTCGATGAGGTACTGGAGTGCCATTTGATCAGCGGCGGTTACGATTACCTGGTGCGTTTCATGACCTGCAGCATCCAGCATTACCAGGAGGTGATCGAAGGGTTGCTGGACAAGAACATCGGCATTTCCAAGTACTTCAGTTACATCGTCATCAAATCCCCCGTGCTCAAGGATGGGGTTCCGCTGCGTAGGTTGTTGCGTCACTGA
- a CDS encoding HAD family hydrolase, with translation MHLTDYRALLIDCDEVLVDRDSGVWMALQPVLENHPGMPDREAVLAEFDEAVRGLYPRFSELGFSGLLCFAHRQLAERLGLKVSWEEGMSFARSACNWSLFEDAPGAMLYLRKFYRLLVYCDRDAEDRDQLCERLGIPPEDLHSRANNPLEDEAWLQANKLKPENIMQVSRPPAQPPTSAGLCLIRRGHEPDNQEYSADFYITSMADLVAQHQLSLRR, from the coding sequence ATGCACCTGACTGATTATCGTGCGCTGCTGATCGATTGCGACGAAGTCCTGGTCGATCGGGATTCCGGTGTCTGGATGGCCCTGCAACCTGTGCTCGAAAACCACCCGGGCATGCCAGACAGGGAAGCGGTACTGGCTGAATTCGACGAGGCGGTGCGCGGGCTTTATCCGCGTTTCTCCGAATTGGGTTTCAGTGGTTTATTGTGCTTTGCCCATCGTCAACTGGCAGAGCGTTTGGGGCTCAAGGTCAGTTGGGAGGAGGGCATGAGCTTTGCTCGTTCGGCCTGCAACTGGTCGCTGTTCGAGGACGCGCCCGGCGCCATGCTGTACCTGCGTAAATTCTACCGGTTGCTGGTGTACTGCGATCGTGATGCCGAGGATCGTGACCAGCTCTGCGAGCGTTTGGGAATCCCTCCCGAGGACCTGCATTCCCGAGCCAACAATCCATTGGAGGATGAGGCATGGCTGCAGGCGAACAAGCTCAAGCCTGAAAACATCATGCAAGTGTCCAGGCCGCCTGCACAACCGCCAACGTCCGCGGGACTGTGCCTGATCCGCCGTGGCCATGAGCCTGATAATCAAGAATATTCCGCCGATTTCTACATCACCAGCATGGCCGACCTCGTCGCTCAGCATCAGCTATCTTTGCGCCGTTGA
- the gabT gene encoding 4-aminobutyrate--2-oxoglutarate transaminase: MNSKVEETPSLLRQRDQFVPRGLVTAHPLVIDRAQGAEVWDVDGTRYLDFVGGIGVLNIGHNHPKVIAAVQAQLQKISHACFQVVAYKPYLDLVKRLCELVGGQQAYKAALFTSGAEAVENAVKIARAHTNRPAVISFRGGFHGRTLLGTTLTGMSQPYKQNFGPFAPEVFHTPYPNAYRGFSSEMALQALNELLATQVAPDRVAAIIIEPVQGDGGFLSAPPQFLQALRALTEQHGIVLILDEIQTGFGRTGKWFGFQHAGIQPDLVTVAKSLAGGLPISGVVGRAHIMDAPLPGGLGGTYGGNALSCAAALAVIEAYEQEQLLERGQVLGERLRQGLLRLQARHPRIGDVRGTGFMLAIELIKDDEARSPDAELTQQLIDQARVGGLLVIKCGVYRNVLRFLAPLVTEESQIDEALTILEAALQRVLD; this comes from the coding sequence ATGAACAGTAAAGTCGAAGAAACCCCAAGCTTGCTCCGTCAACGCGATCAATTCGTGCCACGGGGGTTGGTCACCGCACATCCGCTGGTCATCGACCGGGCCCAGGGGGCTGAGGTGTGGGACGTGGACGGGACGCGCTACCTGGACTTCGTCGGCGGCATTGGCGTCTTGAACATCGGTCACAATCACCCAAAGGTGATCGCGGCCGTGCAGGCCCAATTGCAAAAGATCAGCCATGCTTGCTTCCAGGTGGTGGCCTACAAGCCCTATCTCGACCTGGTCAAGCGCCTGTGCGAATTGGTAGGTGGCCAGCAAGCCTACAAGGCGGCGCTGTTCACTTCCGGCGCGGAAGCCGTGGAGAACGCGGTGAAGATTGCCCGCGCCCATACCAACCGTCCCGCCGTCATTTCCTTTCGTGGCGGTTTCCATGGGCGTACCTTGCTGGGTACAACGCTGACGGGCATGAGCCAGCCCTACAAACAGAACTTCGGGCCCTTCGCGCCTGAGGTCTTCCATACCCCCTACCCGAATGCCTATCGCGGCTTCAGCAGCGAGATGGCGTTACAGGCCCTCAATGAGTTGCTGGCGACCCAAGTCGCGCCGGATCGAGTCGCGGCGATCATCATCGAGCCGGTGCAGGGCGACGGTGGCTTCCTTTCCGCGCCACCGCAATTTCTCCAGGCACTGCGTGCCCTGACCGAACAACACGGCATCGTGCTCATCCTCGATGAAATCCAGACCGGCTTCGGTCGTACCGGCAAATGGTTCGGTTTTCAGCATGCTGGCATTCAGCCGGATCTGGTCACCGTCGCCAAGAGTCTGGCAGGTGGTTTGCCCATCTCCGGCGTGGTGGGCCGAGCGCACATCATGGACGCGCCATTGCCCGGTGGCCTCGGCGGCACCTATGGCGGTAACGCCTTGTCTTGTGCAGCTGCGCTGGCGGTGATCGAAGCGTACGAACAGGAGCAGTTGCTCGAGCGTGGCCAGGTATTGGGCGAGCGGCTGCGTCAGGGCCTGCTGCGCTTGCAGGCACGTCATCCACGTATCGGTGATGTGCGCGGCACCGGCTTCATGTTGGCCATCGAATTGATCAAGGACGATGAGGCCCGCAGTCCCGACGCCGAGCTCACCCAACAACTGATCGACCAGGCCAGGGTAGGCGGGCTGTTGGTGATCAAATGCGGGGTATACCGAAATGTCCTGCGTTTCCTGGCGCCCCTGGTCACCGAAGAAAGCCAGATCGACGAAGCACTGACCATTCTCGAAGCAGCATTGCAACGCGTGTTGGATTAA
- a CDS encoding 2-hydroxyacid dehydrogenase: MALLYKADPVRGEQWKRLFAEHAPDIEWRAWPDIGDPKDIRYLAAWQAPDDLETLLPNLEVLFALSAGVDQLDLDSLPTSLPVVRLLDPGITQGMCEYASFAVLSLHRDMLRYRQQQIARCWQAHLLKPAAQRRVGVMGLGMQAQQILATLQTFGFALSGWARSEHNIVGVDCFAGDEQLPAFLGQCDIVICVLPLTEQTKGILNRQLFHHLPKGAALVNMGRGGHLIEEDLLEALASGQLSAAVLDVLQQEPAPPEHPFWQHPQILLTPHIAAMTQPESAFGVLLDNIRRHQRGESMLGQIDRKRRY; encoded by the coding sequence ATGGCCTTGCTTTATAAAGCCGACCCGGTACGCGGCGAACAATGGAAGCGTTTATTCGCCGAGCACGCACCGGACATCGAATGGCGTGCCTGGCCGGACATCGGCGACCCGAAGGACATTCGCTACCTCGCCGCCTGGCAGGCGCCGGACGACCTCGAAACACTGCTACCAAACCTGGAAGTGCTGTTCGCCTTGTCGGCTGGGGTCGACCAGCTTGATCTTGATAGTTTGCCCACGTCCCTGCCGGTGGTCCGTTTACTTGACCCCGGCATCACCCAGGGTATGTGCGAGTACGCCAGCTTCGCCGTACTCAGCCTGCACCGGGACATGCTCCGTTATCGCCAGCAACAGATCGCGCGGTGCTGGCAGGCCCACTTGCTGAAACCGGCAGCCCAGCGTCGGGTCGGTGTCATGGGGCTTGGCATGCAGGCCCAGCAGATTCTGGCTACCTTGCAGACCTTCGGTTTTGCCTTATCGGGCTGGGCGCGCAGCGAACACAATATCGTTGGAGTGGATTGCTTTGCAGGTGACGAACAACTCCCGGCGTTCCTCGGCCAATGCGATATCGTGATCTGTGTCTTGCCATTGACCGAACAGACCAAAGGGATTCTCAACCGCCAGTTGTTCCACCATCTGCCCAAGGGGGCAGCCCTGGTCAACATGGGCCGCGGTGGGCACCTGATAGAAGAGGACCTGCTCGAGGCCCTGGCCAGCGGCCAACTCAGTGCTGCGGTGCTCGACGTCTTGCAACAGGAGCCAGCACCGCCAGAGCATCCGTTCTGGCAGCATCCGCAAATCTTGCTGACGCCGCATATCGCAGCGATGACCCAACCCGAAAGTGCCTTTGGCGTGTTGCTGGACAATATCCGGCGCCATCAACGCGGCGAATCGATGCTCGGCCAGATTGACCGCAAACGCCGTTATTGA
- a CDS encoding GNAT family N-acetyltransferase has product MSNTQRPVYTFRPMTSADVAAAHALSVQLKWPHRLEDWAMLQRVSQGFVAEDEGRLIGTAFTCPQGDYATIGLVIVSDEYQGQGIGRKLMELAIQACGSQTAMLNATLAGAPLYVSQGFVDFGHIQQHQGTVLPPAPTDLPSDERLRRLTEADRNDVIELANAGSGLDRHAVLNDLFESVEDVVGIERDGQLRAFALLRPFGRGRSIGPVVAENPEQAKHLIAVLLTQVSDAFVRMDIPSDSGLGPWLEEAGLKQVDTVAQMVRGTPPQASGGVHQFALVTQAIG; this is encoded by the coding sequence ATGTCCAACACGCAACGCCCCGTCTATACCTTTCGCCCCATGACGTCTGCCGATGTGGCAGCGGCCCATGCCTTGTCCGTGCAGTTGAAGTGGCCCCACCGCCTGGAAGACTGGGCCATGCTGCAGCGTGTCTCGCAGGGGTTTGTCGCGGAGGACGAAGGTCGCCTGATCGGTACGGCGTTCACCTGCCCGCAGGGTGATTACGCCACGATCGGCCTGGTGATCGTCAGCGATGAGTACCAGGGTCAGGGCATCGGCCGCAAATTGATGGAGCTGGCAATCCAAGCGTGCGGCTCGCAGACAGCCATGCTCAATGCGACGCTGGCCGGCGCGCCGCTTTATGTCAGCCAGGGATTCGTTGACTTTGGGCATATCCAACAACATCAAGGAACCGTATTGCCCCCGGCCCCCACGGACCTGCCATCCGATGAGCGCCTGCGCCGCCTGACCGAAGCAGATCGGAACGACGTGATCGAGCTCGCCAACGCCGGCAGCGGCCTGGACAGGCATGCCGTGCTCAACGATCTGTTCGAGAGTGTCGAAGACGTCGTGGGGATCGAGCGCGATGGTCAACTGCGTGCGTTCGCCCTTCTGCGTCCCTTCGGTCGTGGTCGTTCCATCGGTCCGGTCGTCGCAGAAAACCCAGAGCAGGCCAAGCACTTGATCGCGGTGCTGTTGACTCAAGTGTCGGATGCTTTTGTGCGTATGGACATACCGTCCGACAGCGGCCTGGGTCCTTGGCTGGAAGAAGCCGGACTGAAGCAGGTCGACACCGTCGCACAAATGGTTCGTGGGACCCCACCCCAGGCCAGCGGCGGCGTACACCAGTTTGCGCTGGTAACCCAGGCCATCGGCTGA
- a CDS encoding cupin domain-containing protein — translation MLELTAVLLAHANGTPASTAFTSGSLGANDPFDRQIAYVGTDDIAAGIVHASGQFSVDAYPYSETIVVHAGHVTLQSQDHVLELNPGDSAVIARGTSVRIEAQPGSLWAFCADTQPVEVGHIGLTALPAHTLLSPSTPPSEEFLLSPTPQCRSNNLFVEDATNLRIGIWDSTPYIRKARPHTMHELMHLLEGSIVLQLADGTGLAVSTGDTVFVPKGAPCAWKSSVYVRKVYVCK, via the coding sequence ATGCTAGAACTCACTGCCGTGCTGTTGGCCCATGCCAACGGCACTCCCGCGTCCACAGCGTTTACCAGCGGCTCATTAGGAGCCAACGATCCGTTCGACCGGCAGATTGCTTATGTCGGGACCGATGACATTGCTGCCGGCATCGTCCATGCGAGCGGGCAATTCAGCGTCGATGCATACCCCTACAGCGAAACGATTGTCGTCCACGCCGGACACGTCACCTTGCAGAGCCAGGATCACGTGCTCGAACTCAACCCGGGTGACAGCGCCGTGATTGCCCGTGGCACCTCGGTTCGGATCGAGGCACAACCTGGCTCGCTCTGGGCATTCTGTGCCGATACCCAGCCTGTTGAAGTCGGCCATATCGGGCTGACCGCTCTCCCTGCGCACACTCTGCTCTCCCCTTCGACGCCACCGAGTGAGGAATTTTTGCTGAGCCCGACACCGCAATGTCGTTCGAACAACCTGTTCGTCGAGGATGCGACCAACCTGCGTATTGGTATCTGGGATTCGACACCTTATATCCGTAAGGCGCGGCCACACACGATGCATGAACTGATGCACTTGCTTGAGGGCAGCATCGTTCTTCAGCTTGCGGATGGTACGGGTCTGGCGGTGAGTACTGGCGATACGGTGTTTGTGCCTAAGGGGGCTCCTTGCGCTTGGAAGAGCAGTGTCTATGTGCGTAAGGTCTATGTTTGTAAGTGA
- a CDS encoding tartrate dehydrogenase, with protein sequence MSKPFRIAAIAGDGIGKEVLPEGLRVLEQAAKKWQLDLSIEVLDWAHCDYYLEHGQMMPDDWFAQLKDFDAIYFGAVGWPDKVPDHISLWGSLLKFRRDFDQYVNIRPVRLFPGVPCPLAGREPGDIDFVVIRENTEGEYSSIGGKMFEGTEHEFVLQESVFTRRGVDRILKFAFDLAQTRPRKRLTAATKSNGISISMPYWDERTALMAQQYPEVTWDKQHIDILCARFVLQPDRFDVVVASNLFGDILSDLGPACAGTIGIAPSANLDPERRFPSLFEPVHGSAPDIYGRNIANPIAMIWSGALMLDFLGNGDERYRAAHDGILRAIERVIAEGPITPDLGGQGSTQDVGQAIAMAL encoded by the coding sequence ATGAGCAAACCATTCAGAATCGCCGCGATTGCCGGCGACGGTATCGGTAAGGAAGTCTTGCCGGAAGGTCTGCGGGTATTGGAGCAGGCCGCGAAGAAATGGCAATTGGATTTGAGCATCGAAGTGCTCGACTGGGCTCACTGCGATTACTACCTGGAACACGGGCAGATGATGCCTGACGACTGGTTCGCGCAGCTCAAGGACTTCGATGCGATTTATTTTGGTGCCGTGGGCTGGCCGGACAAGGTGCCGGATCACATTTCCCTGTGGGGTTCGCTACTGAAGTTTCGTCGGGACTTCGACCAATACGTGAACATCCGACCGGTGCGGCTGTTTCCCGGCGTGCCATGCCCGCTGGCCGGGCGCGAGCCCGGAGACATCGATTTCGTGGTGATCCGCGAAAACACCGAGGGCGAGTATTCCTCGATCGGCGGCAAGATGTTCGAAGGCACCGAGCATGAGTTCGTGCTGCAGGAATCGGTGTTCACGCGCCGCGGCGTGGACCGCATTCTCAAGTTCGCTTTCGACTTGGCCCAAACCCGGCCGCGTAAACGCCTGACGGCAGCGACCAAGTCCAACGGCATCTCCATCAGCATGCCGTACTGGGATGAACGCACGGCGCTCATGGCGCAGCAGTACCCCGAAGTCACCTGGGACAAGCAACACATCGACATCCTGTGCGCGCGTTTCGTGCTTCAGCCCGATCGTTTCGATGTGGTCGTGGCGTCGAATCTGTTCGGCGACATCCTGTCCGACCTGGGGCCTGCCTGCGCCGGTACCATTGGCATCGCGCCTTCGGCCAATCTCGATCCGGAGCGACGTTTTCCCTCGTTGTTTGAGCCGGTTCATGGCTCGGCGCCGGATATCTATGGGCGCAATATTGCCAATCCGATTGCGATGATCTGGTCTGGCGCTTTGATGTTGGACTTCTTGGGTAATGGCGATGAGCGTTATCGTGCGGCTCATGATGGGATTCTCAGGGCTATCGAGCGGGTGATTGCCGAGGGGCCGATTACGCCTGATCTGGGGGGGCAGGGGTCGACTCAGGATGTGGGGCAGGCTATTGCGATGGCGCTTTGA
- a CDS encoding NAD-dependent succinate-semialdehyde dehydrogenase, translated as MLKNRLKDPSLLVELAYIDGQWVGADNAATLDITNPATGEVLARVPAIQGNETRRAVEAADRAWPAWRARPAAERAALLDRWYQAMIDNLDDLALILTCEQGKPLAEAQGEIRYGASFVKWFAEEARRVYGETIQAPSGDRRLLTLKQPVGVCAAITPWNFPNAMITRKCAPALAAGCTIVVKPSDLTPLSALALAVLAERVGIPAGVFNVVTGMPAGIGEELTGNPTVRKLSFTGSTAVGRLLMRQSAEHIKRLSLELGGNAPFIVFDDADLEQAVTGIMLSKFRNAGQTCVCANRILVQDGIYERFAERLVEEVGKLKVGDGLDDGVNIGPLINAAAVNKVARHIDEALSQGARLLCGEIPKGDSQFVQPTVLGDTHAGMLLANEETFGPVAPLMRFSTEEEALAWANATPYGLAAYFFTQDLRRSWRFGEALEFGMVGLNTGLISMDVAPFGGIKQSGLGREGSKYGLDEFLEVKAFHMGGL; from the coding sequence ATGCTCAAGAATCGCCTGAAAGATCCCAGCCTGCTGGTAGAACTCGCTTACATCGACGGTCAATGGGTCGGCGCCGACAATGCCGCCACCTTGGACATCACCAACCCGGCCACTGGCGAGGTACTCGCCCGGGTGCCGGCGATACAAGGCAATGAAACCCGGCGCGCCGTCGAAGCCGCCGACCGTGCCTGGCCGGCCTGGCGTGCACGTCCGGCGGCGGAGCGGGCGGCGTTGCTGGATCGCTGGTATCAGGCGATGATCGACAACCTCGACGACCTGGCGTTGATCTTGACCTGTGAACAGGGCAAGCCGCTGGCGGAAGCCCAGGGCGAAATTCGCTACGGTGCCAGCTTCGTCAAATGGTTTGCCGAAGAGGCCCGACGGGTCTACGGCGAAACCATCCAGGCCCCCAGCGGTGATCGCCGCTTGCTGACCCTCAAGCAACCGGTCGGTGTTTGCGCCGCGATCACGCCGTGGAACTTCCCCAACGCGATGATCACCCGCAAGTGCGCGCCAGCCCTGGCCGCCGGTTGTACGATCGTGGTCAAACCGTCGGACCTGACCCCGCTGTCGGCCCTGGCCCTGGCTGTGCTGGCCGAACGGGTCGGCATTCCGGCCGGGGTGTTCAACGTCGTCACCGGCATGCCTGCAGGCATTGGGGAAGAACTGACCGGCAACCCGACAGTGCGCAAACTGTCCTTCACCGGGTCCACTGCGGTCGGTCGTCTGCTGATGCGCCAGAGCGCCGAACACATCAAGCGCTTGAGCCTGGAGCTGGGTGGTAACGCCCCGTTCATCGTGTTCGACGACGCGGACCTGGAGCAGGCCGTGACCGGCATCATGCTCAGCAAATTCCGCAACGCCGGGCAGACCTGCGTCTGCGCCAACCGGATTCTGGTGCAGGACGGGATCTACGAGCGCTTCGCCGAACGCCTGGTGGAGGAGGTGGGCAAACTCAAGGTCGGCGATGGTCTGGACGACGGCGTAAACATAGGCCCGCTGATCAATGCGGCGGCGGTCAATAAAGTCGCTCGACATATCGACGAGGCGTTGAGCCAGGGCGCTCGTCTACTCTGTGGTGAGATCCCCAAAGGCGACAGCCAGTTTGTCCAGCCGACAGTGCTGGGTGATACCCATGCCGGGATGCTGCTGGCCAACGAAGAAACCTTCGGTCCGGTCGCGCCACTGATGCGCTTTAGCACTGAAGAAGAGGCGCTGGCCTGGGCCAACGCAACGCCTTATGGCTTGGCCGCTTATTTCTTCACCCAGGATCTGCGCCGCTCATGGCGGTTCGGTGAGGCGCTGGAGTTCGGCATGGTCGGTCTCAATACCGGGCTCATTTCCATGGACGTCGCGCCCTTTGGCGGTATCAAGCAATCGGGCCTGGGGCGTGAAGGCAGTAAATATGGCCTGGACGAATTCCTTGAAGTCAAAGCCTTCCACATGGGTGGGCTGTGA
- the argE gene encoding acetylornithine deacetylase — translation MKPRVLEILKRLMAFDTVSSESNMALIEYVRDLLLTKGIESLIVKDESGKKANLFASTGPRDVPGILLSGHTDVVPAAGQAWTFPAFEATVQDGRIYGRGSCDMKGFIALAIDAMLDATEQPLRRPLQLALSHDEEIGCVGVRRLLDVLHLAPVRPFLCVIGEPTNMQFVLGHKGKGSYRTYCRGLEAHSSLAPRSVNAIHVACDFIAALRLSQQQLQEQGARDSDYDVPYSTVHVGQIVGGKALNIVPNLCTLDFEVRNLPADDLDGFLEQMRERAELIVREAKKLSSVAAIEIETLNVYPGLDTHPSVEAVRFLKNFAAPDTGTAKVSFGTEGGLFKQRLDVPVVVCGPGSIEQAHKPDEFIEISQMVAGERFLQGLLGSMHS, via the coding sequence ATGAAACCCCGTGTATTGGAGATTCTCAAACGGTTGATGGCTTTCGACACTGTCTCTTCAGAGTCGAACATGGCCTTGATCGAGTACGTGCGCGATCTGTTGCTGACCAAGGGCATCGAGTCACTGATCGTCAAAGACGAAAGCGGCAAGAAAGCCAATCTGTTTGCCAGCACCGGGCCACGGGACGTGCCGGGAATCTTGCTGTCGGGGCATACCGACGTGGTGCCGGCGGCGGGGCAGGCCTGGACCTTTCCGGCGTTTGAGGCGACGGTGCAGGACGGGCGGATCTATGGCCGCGGCAGTTGCGACATGAAGGGCTTTATCGCCCTGGCGATCGACGCCATGCTCGATGCCACCGAGCAGCCATTGCGCCGGCCATTGCAATTGGCACTGTCCCATGACGAAGAGATCGGTTGCGTGGGCGTGCGTCGTTTGCTCGATGTGCTGCACCTGGCACCGGTTCGCCCGTTTCTGTGCGTCATCGGCGAGCCGACCAATATGCAGTTCGTGCTCGGGCACAAGGGCAAGGGTTCTTACCGTACGTACTGTCGCGGGTTGGAAGCGCATTCCTCCCTGGCGCCGCGCTCGGTCAATGCGATTCATGTGGCTTGCGATTTCATCGCCGCGCTGCGCCTGAGCCAGCAGCAGTTGCAAGAGCAGGGCGCACGGGATAGCGATTACGACGTGCCCTACAGCACCGTGCATGTTGGCCAGATTGTCGGCGGCAAGGCGCTGAACATCGTGCCTAACTTGTGCACCCTGGACTTCGAAGTGCGTAACTTGCCGGCGGACGACCTGGACGGGTTCCTGGAGCAGATGCGCGAGCGGGCGGAACTGATCGTGCGCGAAGCCAAGAAGCTCTCCAGCGTGGCCGCTATCGAGATCGAGACTCTGAATGTCTACCCGGGCCTCGATACCCACCCGAGCGTCGAAGCGGTGCGGTTCCTGAAAAATTTTGCCGCCCCGGACACCGGCACAGCCAAAGTCTCGTTCGGCACCGAAGGCGGGTTGTTCAAACAACGCCTGGATGTGCCGGTGGTGGTCTGCGGCCCAGGCTCGATAGAACAGGCGCACAAGCCTGACGAGTTCATCGAGATCAGTCAGATGGTCGCTGGCGAGCGCTTCTTGCAAGGCTTGCTGGGCTCGATGCACAGCTAG